The candidate division KSB1 bacterium genome contains a region encoding:
- a CDS encoding phosphatase PAP2 family protein — protein MKLSVSTTPAFFLLTFFAGQPLLAQGPTFTSGDSAMVLQNLAPRSTAERFNLDEKRFYENLYEGAKMSFQRRDLLGLAASAFLDQQRPGQGLELPPLEVDEEITESLARNDGKKSLGALSPVYYPGLFATSRLAGMMLLDAVNLHDYAAATYAKMFRFHQALYYTKVVTRLSKRNIHRYRPDGSDTYSFFSGHTSAAFATSTFLYLEARDFIDGFTTRGDETLPLMSPKAWKRLSFGVLYGWAGYVGFSRIHDKKHYLSDVVAGAVSGTLVSYWLYPHQEKNNTLQIGIQPMYHGASMAMEFRF, from the coding sequence TTTTTTGCCGGTCAACCCCTTTTGGCGCAAGGCCCGACATTCACCTCGGGCGATTCGGCAATGGTTTTGCAAAATCTGGCGCCTCGCTCAACCGCTGAGCGTTTCAACCTCGACGAAAAGCGCTTTTACGAAAATTTATATGAGGGGGCCAAAATGAGTTTTCAGCGCCGCGATTTGCTGGGATTAGCCGCAAGCGCTTTTCTCGATCAGCAGAGACCGGGCCAGGGCCTCGAGCTGCCGCCGCTGGAAGTGGATGAAGAAATCACCGAAAGTTTGGCAAGAAATGACGGCAAAAAATCGCTCGGCGCGCTCAGCCCGGTTTATTATCCGGGCTTGTTCGCCACCTCGCGTTTGGCCGGCATGATGCTGCTCGACGCCGTCAATCTCCACGATTACGCCGCCGCAACTTACGCCAAAATGTTCCGTTTTCATCAAGCGCTTTATTACACCAAAGTTGTGACGCGCTTGTCGAAACGCAATATTCACCGCTACCGTCCGGATGGCTCGGACACATATTCTTTTTTCTCCGGACACACTTCGGCGGCGTTTGCCACCTCGACGTTTCTCTATCTCGAAGCACGTGATTTTATCGACGGCTTCACGACGCGCGGTGATGAAACTTTGCCTTTAATGTCACCGAAAGCCTGGAAAAGACTTTCATTTGGCGTGCTGTACGGCTGGGCGGGCTACGTCGGCTTCTCGCGCATTCACGACAAAAAACATTACCTCAGCGACGTGGTCGCCGGCGCGGTGAGCGGAACATTGGTGAGTTATTGGCTTTATCCGCATCAAGAAAAAAATAACACCCTTCAAATAGGAATTCAACCGATGTATCACGGGGCAAGCATGGCAATGGAATTTCGTTTTTAA